Genomic segment of Capra hircus breed San Clemente chromosome 13, ASM170441v1, whole genome shotgun sequence:
ctgcatatctgaggttattgatacttcgcctgacactcttgattccagcttctgcttcttccattccagtgtttctcatgatgtactctgcacagaagttaaataagcagggtgacaatatacagccttgacgtactccttttcctatttggaatcagtctgttgttccatgtccagttctaactgttgctttctggcctgcatacagatttctcaagaggcaggtcaggtggtctggtattcccatcttttgaagaattttccacagtttattgtgatccacacagtcaaaggctttggcatagccaataaagcagaaatagatgtttttctggaactctcttgtttttctgatGACCCAGCAgctgttggtaatttgatttctggttcctctgccttttctaaaaccagcttgaacatctggaagttcacggttcacatattgctgaagcctgggttggagaattttgagcattattttactagcgtatgagtgcaatagtgtaatagtttgagcattcttttgtattgcctttctttgggattggaatgaaactgatcttttctagtcctgtggccactgctgagttttccaaacttgctggcatattgagtgcagcactttcacagcatcatctttcaggatttgaaagagctcaattggaattccatcacctccactagctttgttcgtagtgatgctttctaaggcccacttgaccccacattccaggacgtctggctctaggtgagtgatcacaccttcgtgattatcttggtcgtgaagatcttttttgtacagttctcctgtgtattcttgccacctcttcttaatgtcttctgcttctgttagatccataccatttctgtcctttatcgagcccatctttgcatgaaatgttcccttggtatctctaattttcttgaagagatctctagtctttcccattctgttgttttcctctatttctttgcattgatcactgaggaaggctttctctctcctcagttttctttggaactctgcattcagatgcttatatctttccttttctcctttgctttttgcttctcttcttttcacagctattcgtaaggcttccccagacagcccttttgctgttttgcatttctcttccatggggatggtcttgatccctgtctcctgtacaatgtcatgaacctcagtccatagttcatcaggcactctatctatcagatctagtcccttaaatctatttctcatttccactgtataatcataagggatttgatttaggtcatacctgaatggtctagtggtttttcctactttcttcaatttgagtctgaatttggcgataaggagctcatgatctgagccacagtcagctcctggtcttgtttttgctgactctatagagcttctccatcttcgtctgataagaatataattaatctgatttcggtgttgaccatctggtgatgtccatgtgtagagtcttctcttgtgttgttggaagcgggtgtttgctatgaccagtgcattctcttggcaaaactctattagcctttgccctgcttcattctgcatttcaaggtcaaatttgcccattactccaggtgtttcttgacttcctacttttgcattccagtccccaaggacatcttttttgggtgttagttctaaaaggtcttgtctttacagaactgttcaatttcagcttctttggcactactggttggggcacagacttggattactgtgatactgtcagaaacgaacagagatcactctgttgtttttgagattgcatccaagtattgcattttggactcttttgttgaccatgatggctactccatttcttctaagggattcctgcccacagtagtagatataatggtcatctgagttaaattcacccattccagtccattttagttcactgattcctagaatgtcaacattcactcttgccatctcctgtttgaccacttccaatttgccttgatttatggacctaacattccaggttcctacgcaatactgctctttacagcatcggaccttgcttctatcaccagtcacatccacaactgggatgTGTTTTCACAATACAGTTTTAGTATACctttaagctaaaaaaaaaaaaaaaatctaattaacaCATTATATTTCCAAGTACCCTAATCAAATGGAGTATGATGGACATTATTAgtgattgtctttattttttgatgGCCACTCATTAAAGTGCTATTTCACATAACTCTCCTGGTGACTGGATGTCCAGTAGTCATAGAATTACCCACTTATCTGCTCCAAAGGTGATGTCCATTTTACAAACAAGACACGTGTTATTTGGGTGTCCGCACATAAATGCTTCTCAAGTAGTTGGTTATGGTCCAGCAGCACCAGTGTCACCTGGAAACTTATAAATGTGAATTTTCTGCCCCATCCCAAACTTACTTAAAAATTTAGTGGAGctcagcaatctgtgttttaataagCCCACGAGGGGATTCTGGTGCACACTTTATCTTCGAACCACTGAATTAAATCATTAGTACTCAAAGATTAAGTAAATTACATGAATGAGAAAAAGTAATAGGTAAAAGTTAACTTTTAACCTGGTGCATGAAGTTCACAAGTCAACTCCAGGGTAGCTATATGGGGACACAGGGCCTTGGCAGTGCAGACCCCTAGACTGAATGAAATGGGACTTGAAAACTGGTTGAGTTTCAAATAGGATATGGTTCTAACAACAGTGACTGGTGGAGACCAGCCAGTATTGAATCTGTCTGTGCATATATTGTGCTCTCTTTAACCAGACTTGACAGGATGCGTGCCAGTGACAACTGTTCTCACGGACGTGTTCAGTGAGATGCCAATCCAGGCATGTTTTCTTACATAGACCATGTGTCACAATCAGCTGAAAGCAAATGAAGGCGGCATCACTAACTGCATCATTAATGTAAGTCAGACAGATCATAGTACAAAATGCTTTTATTCCTTAAAAGCAATTGTTTTAAGAAAGAGGAATCAGAACTGCACTTGTTGGTAATCACAACTGGCCATTTTTAGAATAGTACATTAGGAAAGAgcaatcttttttccttttgagatgCTCCTTGCTGGATGATCCACATCTATTCTATAATGACATTAACAACATACATGATGAACATGTTTAATGAGCAAGACTCAGATTATCAATGGACAAGAGCCTTGACTTCCTCTAAACATTTTTTCTTGGCTGCAGCAGATGACCAAAATAATttgattacattttttttcagagCTTAGAAAGGCTAACCCCAGTCATGCCAGAGCTCAACAAACCAGCATTAATAATGACCAAAAAAGgcactttaaaatacatttgacaAGGAGTGACACTAATGCAATGAGGACTGGTCTAAGCCCTGCACTAAACTTTGCTATAGTTCATATATACAGTGCATTCTCTCTGTCTCCATGTGCATGTGGGTgtacataagtatatatatgtacatataccaacattcacatatatataactaTCTATCTCCATAAGTCTCTGGGGAGAGAAAAAACCATTTGCTTCCTTTAATAGTATATAAAAATTCTAGTCACTTTATTTTGAACAAAAGAATGAGAGATTTGGCAAATTAATGCAAAGAAGTACCCTACTACACCTACTCAcaaaaacagcaataaaataaatactcaAGAGTTTTTCCAGGTCATCAactattaaaatagtaaaatattttttaaaagtttattccaTTGAAAGGAAAAGGATGGACATTTTTGGTACTGTAAATCTCACACACATTCATATTGCTTAGGTTGAAGAGAACGTAATGAAGAGAGGAAATTTCTTGCACAAACTCCTTCTTTATAGTACCCAAGTTTCACTGATGGTGTGTTATTCCACTTAGCTTAAcctataaacaaaattttatataaatatatttcttttatctctAAATTCTCAAGAAATTTGCACAGAGTACTGAAAGTACTTAAAGGATTTTTGTGAAATAAACAGAATTGGCCATATACCAGACCACTGCTTACCCCAGGCTTAGGTATTTTGGCTCAAGGTTTTGACAGTCCAAACCTAGCTATGTCAGAGGTGGACAAAAGGCTTACTTGTCCTTCCTGGGAACAGGTGTATAAACACGTTCTTATTCTTAGGATATGAAAACACAATTAGTAATGGCATTTAAGGTTTACTTACTAACTGTATAATGTCTGAGAACAAAAatcaaagcaatttttaaaaggttaagagTCAGATTCTGGGCATTTCCGTTTTTTAGCTGCTGGCTCTTCAGTCTTGTGAGATTCTAAAGTGCTGGTGCTAGATTTGAGACTGGGGTCTGCTTTAAGGTTGTCCATGGCAACAGTGAAGCCTGAGAGAAGGTACCCTCCACCTCCGCTCATCAGTAGTTTGGGATGACTTCGATCTGGCAAAACCTAATCAAGACAGAAAGACATTCATGTTTCTCTAAGCAGATAAGGCCATGCTAACAATACACGTGCCAGAAATCAGAATTTAAATGACATAGATTCTCTTGAAGAGAGAACAATTTAATTAGACCTATGCCTAAGGTGGTCCTTCTTTCACATAATAATGCAGATAAAAGTACAGAAATTGATTTGagtgattttctttgaaaaatataagtgaaataatttcTCTTAAACCTGAAGCAAGTTTCTGGAGGTAAAAGGGCAACTGGTTTGTGTAGTGCTCTGGGCCTGGCTTTCTCCCTCTTGGCTCCAAAAAGCTTCATGGTCAACAGCAGAGCTGGGTCCTTGGAGAAGTAGCTATAGACATATAGCCAGAGCCTTCCTTCTCCAACACCCTGTTAACTCTTGTCAAAACTTCTTTTCTCCTGTTTCTAGAACTAAATAAGATGACTACTATGACGTGCAGGGTTTTCCAGGTCTGCAGAGTATCCTGGATTAAGGAAGATGTCCAGGAAGTGAAGCAGAGCCTATGACAGTCATGGAGTGtcccccctccctcaccccagaTCAAGAGGGAACTGGCTGTGAGGTGAAGCAACAGAAAGCTTCTAGCTGCTGCTCCTTTAAGATGTGTGCATTTGAGAGTCACACATATGGAGGCTATGGGTTATTCCAAGTTGATAGTTGAGCACGGGTACTACAACTGTCCAATACTGCACTCCTCTAGTGGGCAATCTCTGCTCTGGGGTTCCTCATCATCCTGAGACTTTCTCAGAGCAGCACGCAAGCCCTTCCTCCCCCTTTGTCCTCCAACTCTGTTATAGGCATCAGACCTGCATGATGGTCTAGCAACGCTCCCTGCCTAATCCTGCTCCCTCTCTCTTTATCTTTCAAAGGTGTTTCTCCAATAAATCTCTTACACTTCTACCTTTCAGAGAACCTGAACTTATAGACTCCACCAGGAAATCCtgaacacttgctgcaaagacaTCCCAGCAAAGAGGAAAGGGTCACCTTGTTAGCTGAGGAATTTTGCTATTATCAGTTATTCACTGTACAGTGCCCTCAAAACCTTGGGGAAACATAAGCACAGTTGTCTGCATTTTAAGTGTCTCTGGACTTCAGTTACTGACCATgacatgataaaagaaaaaagggtCAGGAAAGATCAGAGCACTTTGAGTTACAGACATAAGACTCTTTCATCTCTGTAGATAGAAATAGGGAGATCCCCAGTTTTCGGCACTACTGTGCAGAGCTGGCAACCCAGAAGAGTAGCTCCCAGGGACTGGCTGTAAGAACATGTACATACCTGGTAATTTCTGAGCCAAGTTTCAGACAGCCTGAGGTTGATGACCCCTCCTCTTTCCCGAAGTTTTGTGTAGCACTCCAACAGAGGCTAAAGGCATAAACAGAGttctattaataattattttgaggGCTGCAATGTTTAGATGTAAGAATTCTAGTCCATTCCATTTCAGTATTACCTCTTTATACTGGCAGTAGACCACAAATGGCCTTGAAGGAGCCACAAAGTCCAGCAAAGACAGCAGCAGTGGAGTGGGATGGAAACGACTAGCTACAATTAACCTGCAAGAAAATGTGAGACAAATTATTTCTCTGTGTTCCAAGGTAGAGCACAGGTTTTAAAATGCAACTAAAATATTCAGATATTTATTTGCATGACTCACACAAGGAagagttttaaatataatattctagAGATCCCAAACAGTAAAATCAGGAACTATTACTTTCTAAGAAACACAAATTGGATTATAAACTCTCATGGTGCTTGGCAACTCAAAGTGGAATTTAATGAcattcttgattaaaaaaaaaagaaatctggaaacaAATCCAACATTGTAATACTGGCTTTGTAGATACCCAAATCTACCTCTCCCGTCAGGCTTTCCTTAGCCCTTGCCTTTAGCCAGTATCACATCAACTGGAATGCCCCACCAACCTGCAGCTAGTGGGACCACAAAGCCCCATCTGATCATGTGTTATCAATGGAgaaatttcaatttcttttaaaactctgaAATCAGCATAATCAATTTCCCACCCCTGCCAGATGCAGTCTCCTTTCTTTACAAATCCAAGACAGAATCATCATGCTTGTTCCCACTACAACCAAAGCAGATAAGCAGAGAGTGCTAATCTGCCTGAAGTAGAGCCCTTGAACACCAAGACATCGCCTGTGATCTTTCATCAACGCACCCATCTGcgtttctttcactcagcagaGCAGCAGCCTCTAAATGTCTTTTCTTCTGCTCTTCTTGCCTCCTCTGCTTTTCCTGAAtcttcaagaagaaaaataagaaaccaaCATACTGAGTCAGGTTTTTGGAAATATTGGTCTATCcaaacattttaacaataattaTCAACTTAAACTAAAGCAAGAGAGGGAGATCATTTATAGGGAAGTTGAAAATACATAAGAGCCCTGCTGTTATAAAACCACCATGGAGCTACCAATATAATGCTTCTGTATCCTAAAGTTCCATCCCAAAGATGAAATCACACATGGATATACTCACATACACTCTTTCTCTGTTTTGATATTTATTATCTTGGGAGCTGATGCTCTTAAAGTCAAATCAAATCTCAAGGCTTACAAGAAGTTAACTGAAGCCCTGGGGAAAGCATTATGAGGGTAGGGGTAACTCTTAACATTCTTACATAATCCTTTTTACTTCCACTGTCTTTAGGCTCCTTATAGTCTGGATCTTGAGAGACAATTTCCATTCTTTCTTGTTCTTCTGGGTGATTGCTCTCTGGGGCCTCTGCTACGCTATCTTCATTCTCTTGTTCAGAAGTCTGTTTTTCCTCCAGTGTGCCGTTACTTTCTTCAGCTGAAGCATTGTCTTTCGGCTCTGAAGACAACATCTCAGCAGAAAATGTTCCATTTAAGAGACTGTCCACTTTGTTGAGGGGGAATTCATAAAGACCACTGAGGAAAGATTTTGGAAAACCAAAACATGCTGTTGCTGCCCGAACAGGTCCACCTCCAGGGTAGAGCTGAATAATGGAGCCAAAAcctgaaaagataaaagaaacagaCATCTGCTTAATAGAGGAGACTTGACTATGCAACCCTCAGGGTATGTCATGTTATGGAGAGTGAAAGTTTCTCTGCTTTATGCTGTTCAGAGGTTGAAGATGATGCAGCTCCTCAGGGAGGTCTATCTGGACTCTATGTATCTTCCCAATGGAGGTAACACAATTCCTAATAGGTACACAGGAAGTCTTAAAGAAGCATACCCCCACTGACACTATAGTAAAACCCTGTGAGCCTACAAATTTGTATGTCACATGATTGATGACTGGCTCTCAGCTTCCCTCTGGGCCAATCTTTAAACAGGCAGTTAAAAGTTCTTATCTTCAACAGGGTCAGAGAAAGGATAGGCAATTCAGGCtgtgttgttttcttctaggataGAATACATACCTAGTATTCTTCCCACCCTATCCCCTCCCCTCAATTCAGGGCAATAAAATGAGCACCAGCTACCCAAGAGTTTACTGAAATCACTGTCCTGAAGTCCTAGCCAGTCACAGGCTTCAAAACCACCCGCACTGACACGGAAGCTGGAAAGGACACTGCCACTGGGGATGCCAACACAGCTCACGCTGGGAGATGAGGACTGTGGAGGAAGCTCCCAGAGAATGGAGCTGTGCAGGCACACCCAAGTCATTTCATTAACTTCCAGTAACTCAACCTCACTTTCcatgaatttgaatttttttagacCCCTCTACTCAAATCATGGTAGGGTTTTAATGAACATGAAAACATTAAATCTTACCTCCCATTCGTTCCATCATTGCACCCAGCACCAAGCCGGCACACGTCTCCATCACAATCATTTTATTGCCAGCACGGATATTTCCCAATGTCAACATCTGGGCGAGTGTATCATATCTCATGTGgctaaggaaaaaagaataatgtaTTCATTTTTCGCTAAGCAAAGTGTTCTATTTTAACCATCATTTTtcaagttttgtttgtttcataaaAATGATGTTGATAAGATTATTGATTGCTTTGGAGGCAACAGTAAAAAAGGACTTACAATTTATGAAGTAGGAGGATACTTTATGCAGATGAgcaagattttcattttatttaaaatcatgACTTTCTTAAAGATATATTTTCCCCCAATTATACTTTTGAAAGGAAACAAAGCGTACTTAATTTTTCCAGGTTCTCTTGCATAATACATAACTGAAAGAATACGGGTGGACGGCTTCACAACAGTAATCATGGCTTCATATCTAtggggaagaaaaacagaacatcagttttaaaaagctagtttaaaaatattttatttaaataatacattttataaatctataaaaatattttgtatttccatccttttaaaagcataattacttacttctttttcttcttttttatatatttatcttgagCAAATTCTGTCTTGTCTCGGAATGTTGTACTATTTTCAATTAATTGCTGAACTATTTCCTATAAGAAAAGGAGCAAGCAGATTTCCTGAAACTTTATTTTCACAGCACAGATAACTTCAAAGGTTTCTTACCACAGAATGTATCCAAAAGTCTGATTCTCCAGGCCCTTTTCCACAGAAGTCCAAATGGATGAACTTAGTATTTTTATACTCTATCCagaatttgtattaaaatattagtaccttataatttcatttaaatcaaAGTAAAAGAACAGACATATACAATTTAGGGAGAAAAGAGGTAAAGTACACTGTCAGTCCTGAAGACACTGGCTGAAAACATTATTGAACAAAGTCAAGCTCTAAGATGCAATAAGTTATCAAATTTCCTTTTGCTAACAATATTAGTAATGTCATTCACTTAAATTCCTGCCTATAAGAAACAAAATCTTTGATATACTGAATTGCATAAACACTTCAAgctatttttaatggaaatgtaCTATATTTTTACATCTTACCTTAGGAAAAGTCTGCTTTAAAAAGCAAGCAATTTCCtaaataacaaatgaaaacaaaacaaaaaatcctttGAATTTTACCTCGCCTTTAATGCCTTTATCCTTTAAAGCTTTTATGTCATCTTGAGTAAGTTTCTGAGATTTTCCATCATCAATTATATTTCGATTATCAGTGCCCGCTTCTTTGGTTTCTAAGGAAGAAAATTGCTCTATGACATATATgatctgaaattatttaaaaaatctttcttctaAGTTTATATCTATATCCAGCCCATCAGCCACTTAAATTTGGCCTTTCAGTTctacttcttgttgttgttcagttgctaagtcatgtcagactctttgtgaccccatggactgtactcaccaggttcctctgtcctctactacctcccagagtttgctcagattcatgtccattaagtcagtgatgctatctaaccatctcatcctgtgctgcCCTCTTATTctttagccttcaatctttctcagcctcagggtcttttccaatgaattccACTGGCCCCATCCCAATCCGCTATTCTTTCTTGTCACAACTAGCCCAAGCCTTTCACTCATATTCTTGCTTCCACTCTTGCCCCCTAACAGTCCACCTGGACAGcagagttctttttaaaatgcaaactggCTCATCTATTCCAACACACAAAACCACACAGTGACTTCCTGTAGCAATTTAAAGGTGACCTGCAAAGTTATACATGATTTGGTACCCGGCTACCTTTTCAGGTCTCATATCTCAAGCCCTGTACTCAGTCACTCCACTTCCTCGTGTTCCTCAGACACAGCAGCGTGGTCACCATGCTGGAATTTGGCATTTGCTGCTCCTTCCACCTGGAATGCTCTTGCAATGTTTCCAAGTGGGTGGATCCTCCTTACATTACTCAGAGCTGAGCTCACCATCTTAGCCAAGTCTTACCTCATTCAATCAGCCTTCTGTACATCTCCCTGCTCCATCATCTGCGCAGCACACATCACCACCTGAAATTATGCTGTttgcttgtctattttttttGGCATTTCCCACTGCTaagtgggcatccctggtggctcagattgtaaggaatctgccctcaatgtgggagacccaggttcaatccctgggttgggaaggtcctctggaggaagaaatggcaacccactatagtattcttacctggagaattccacagtccatagggttgcaaagagtcagacacgactgagtgactaacactttcactgctaAATAAATTTTATGGGATGGTCTATCTAACAAACTGCTGTAACTGCAGTGCTTAATCATGCCTGGAATGTATTTGATggttaataaaaatatgaatatttataagtaatatttaacaaatatttaataaagtgGTTTGAACCAGAATTTCAACAGTATTTTAATTATGCAATTTtaacaataattttattaataaaatattttaagtgtacttattttaataaaaatttaagcattcaatttaataataatactaaaCCCATGGGGCTGTTACTTTAACAGGCAAGGCATTGTTAAGAACTTCCTATGTGTCATATGATTGAATACTCACTATAGATTGGTCATTAAGCATGTGTTATggtcctattttacagataaaacttAGAGAAACCAAATAACTAGCTCAAGGTTACAAGGTAAGTGATGAAGCTGGAACTTAAACCTAGTCAGCTGAAGTAAAAACCTGACATCTTATCCTCTTCCCTATATGCTAACTACCTCAAAAGACACCAACAGGGCTCTACATCTGCTCTTACACTGAAGTTGGAAGGATTCATAGGATTAAATATCTGGCCCAAGGTTAGAGGGCTGGTTAATGATGGGCTGGAGTCAGAACCCAGGATATCT
This window contains:
- the TRMT6 gene encoding tRNA (adenine(58)-N(1))-methyltransferase non-catalytic subunit TRM6 isoform X1, which translates into the protein MESSEEQPGPQPQYPGNHCIRDGDFVVLKREDVFKAVQVQRRKKVTFEKQWFYLDNVIGHSYGTTFEVTNGGSLQPKKKKEEPTSETKEAGTDNRNIIDDGKSQKLTQDDIKALKDKGIKGEEIVQQLIENSTTFRDKTEFAQDKYIKKKKKKYEAMITVVKPSTRILSVMYYAREPGKINHMRYDTLAQMLTLGNIRAGNKMIVMETCAGLVLGAMMERMGGFGSIIQLYPGGGPVRAATACFGFPKSFLSGLYEFPLNKVDSLLNGTFSAEMLSSEPKDNASAEESNGTLEEKQTSEQENEDSVAEAPESNHPEEQERMEIVSQDPDYKEPKDSGSKKDYIQEKQRRQEEQKKRHLEAAALLSERNADGLIVASRFHPTPLLLSLLDFVAPSRPFVVYCQYKEPLLECYTKLRERGGVINLRLSETWLRNYQVLPDRSHPKLLMSGGGGYLLSGFTVAMDNLKADPSLKSSTSTLESHKTEEPAAKKRKCPESDS
- the TRMT6 gene encoding tRNA (adenine(58)-N(1))-methyltransferase non-catalytic subunit TRM6 isoform X2 produces the protein MITVVKPSTRILSVMYYAREPGKINHMRYDTLAQMLTLGNIRAGNKMIVMETCAGLVLGAMMERMGGFGSIIQLYPGGGPVRAATACFGFPKSFLSGLYEFPLNKVDSLLNGTFSAEMLSSEPKDNASAEESNGTLEEKQTSEQENEDSVAEAPESNHPEEQERMEIVSQDPDYKEPKDSGSKKDYIQEKQRRQEEQKKRHLEAAALLSERNADGLIVASRFHPTPLLLSLLDFVAPSRPFVVYCQYKEPLLECYTKLRERGGVINLRLSETWLRNYQVLPDRSHPKLLMSGGGGYLLSGFTVAMDNLKADPSLKSSTSTLESHKTEEPAAKKRKCPESDS